In Lolium rigidum isolate FL_2022 chromosome 3, APGP_CSIRO_Lrig_0.1, whole genome shotgun sequence, the genomic window AGTTGGGGCCTTCCTCATCTTTCTCCTTTTTGGATTCCTCGAGAGAAATCATCTTCTTCTTAAGCTCACCCATCAATccaagagcatgatctcggtccttggtgagttgggagattatggcattgttggagtcttcgagggtgataacattagcttcaagagacatgcgcaaattttgttcctcctcaagtgcttgattgagagaggcaatctcatttgtcgcctccctttcaagcctctccttctcctctataaggtcttgagccgcaccaagttgggccaagagagccccaacatgagtcttggtatccccttgcatgttagtgagaaaagaatgcaaacccacaatctcacgcttaatggtgagactagtggcatcatcaatagataaagCATTAGTTGGAGATGtgagtttggaaggggattctacttccgaggatacctttgccataaggcaatgcgcgttgttggtgatgaggttctcatttggagagtcgaagagggagatagagggcgtggtaatggcgatggcggccactccctctccttccttgttgtagctcttgtcctcatgctcctcatcctcatcggaggagtactcttcaaGGATGATAAAGGCtcttggcttcttggtgaaggagaccttgtcttCATCGGGCTTggcggagaacttggagaatcctttggagagtgacttgaaattttccttgcggacaagccttccaccattatcttctcttctctcatagatacaatccgcaacaaaatgacttttgtcgccgcaattgtagcatgttctccccctttgcccctcccttgggctcttggagaagtttcttggagaatcacgtgatcttcttggtcttgtgcttcgggacttgtttccctcccaaaatttcttggcggcgagagccatgtgctcatgatagttggtcttgagataatccggaccccactcaatgggatcctcatcgctttcactagcttcatgcaccttcatcttcaatgcaaggttgggcttgcgggtgttgtgggcacgagcaagatcctccgcattcttcttggagatatcCAAAGTGATGagttcgctaaggacttcatcggatttCATAGcaaggaaggaggcgttttggtggatggcgtcaacttcacttcctcataagggaggagagcgttgtagaacttgcgcttgatccaatggtcatccacaaacgttgctccaagatcttgcatttgtacggcgagagcgatgaggcgccgatacatttcttcgggggtctctccttcattcatgacgaagttgtcggccatgttgtttacttcatcaaaacgagagctttgaatgctctcatttccgaggaagagcttgtcgagtttatcccatgcttccttggtggtcttgagcgagcggatatgagcgcggtccttgggcgtgacggccatgtggatcatgttaATAGCggcggcgttgagttggtcatccaccacctctcttcgtgtcaagctctttgggtctcgtggtgaatagccctcctcaatgatgcgccaaagctcggtagaagcgctgcgcacatgagaacacattaataattgccaattttcgaagctatttgattcaagtaacggtgctgaaccatgcgacaagatatgtggcatcggtattggaacgtttatggtgtaatcacttggtggtagcaccgcatgataaccccctagacgttccgcaaccggagtctcatccttcccctttgttgaagtgccggtctccccaagcccttccttttgtggatcttttgtcgattgcgcgacaaaatcaacaagaggaaattgaCTAGCTTTTGGAGGGGGATCCTCGACACTTTCCTTAGTATCTTCGATAGGGGTTAgcttttgagcaaccaactccatcatcattgccttcatttggctaacgatggatgactccaatttcttgaggtcatccaacgtagccgttgtgctatcgatggtagatgatggagcgggtggctcaagggaagatgacccattcacaaccttctcttgtccggccatttcttaggcggtaaagcccgagcaacaaaaccttgctctgataccaattgaatggatcgtagcggacaagagggggggtgaatggacgctacacaaattttaaTCCTTTTTCAGTTTTAGCGGCGCGGAAGGTAATGGTGGTTACTTTAGTGGTGgaggtgttcctagtatgatcctagacaagtgcaacaagtaaaggaacaagaatgatagtaagagtaaggagcgggacaatagGATGGCGTGGAgatgaggcgaggtttgtttcccgcagttcctctcacaaaagagagtacgtctgcgttgaggaggtgctagcctcacacaagagactaggtggccacaccacgaaggaaggcctcaccttcttcctcgagagagctccacaaaggggctcccccttctccactatggcaccggtcgaggcggtggttccttcaaaaggttggggcgagctccacaacactaggaggctcccaacaacctatggagctagcacaacatcaagctagcctccataggtgcacttcctccaagatcccaccataggaaccctaactccaagttccactaaggactagcaagaattggtgaaatctctcttggtagaactatagatcggggcctcctccaccactccacaaaatttgggcaagattggttggatggttggggagatcctcaaggtttaagctcagcaacaatggaggagagatagagaggagagataaaatcgtgttggggaagaagggccctttaaatagccCCCCAATCCAACCGTTAcctgcagtttttgcctaagcggtactaccgctttggtaagcggtactaccgctctggattcgaaatcccacagaacttatccacgtggacacatagcggtactaccgctcgaggtaccgcaatggtctccagagcttactggatcccaagcggtaccgaagcggtaccagagcggtacggcCGTAACTTCCGTTACGgtactcaagcggtactaccgctcaaggtaccgtaaagaTACCGTAACTTGTTCCGTGGGTCAATTCCAGCGCAGAAcaccagagcggtaccgtggggcggtacctgtaggggtagcggtactaccgctactggtaccggtagtaccgtcctgacaaaaactgctttctcctcttttactctccaaccatgtcacctcgcgatacacacataaaaccagaaaacctataagctacgcttcagtcctccgatcttgacgtgtccagcgaggtcaccgtgcacttgcaaatctatcaaagacactctttgcacacggtgagattatccAAATGTTGTCATCAGACACACAAAAcatggggtttagactttgctctttcacacTTGTACCTGATAGGTGGGCCCTTCTGGCCAGAAAAGGATTAATATGGCTAATTGGTAAAATCAGAGCTGCTTTTTCTCACGACCATGCTCCTGAAGTGGATGTGTAAAAAAAACCCTAAAATGGTAGTTTTCTGACAAGATCGTCCAAAATgtggtagttttttttttgtcattttcTCTTGTTTCGAAACATATGGGGCATGAAGCAATTTATTATTCCATATACAAATAACACTGATTCACAGTTACACATGTTCAACCCCACACGGGAACAGTCCACTCGGTGGCGAGAACGTGAACTAAAGGAACAACCGAAGGAAAGACAACAATGATGAACGAATGCTAAGAAATAGAGCGCGGTGAAAGAATCGCCAAATTAGAACATGTGAACTCGCTTGCAGGATCGCTGAAACAAAGACGCCGAGTGATCCCTTCACCATGCATGCATGCGCGTGTACGGGAACCATACTACTAGTGGTAGTTGATTGCCCGGCAGTTCTTCCTGATCTGGCCCTGGTCGCCGGTCTTGACCTCGACGCCGGCCATCTTCACCATGGACTTGGCGAACCTGCCCTCCCACCACCCAGGAATGTTGGCGTTGTCCTCCACCATCCTCGCCGTCTCCTCCGATGTGAGTAGCGCGGCGTCGGAGGTGAAGAGCACCGTGTGCGACAACACGTTCTTGTAGTACTGCCTGTCGAGAACATTGGGCGTCACCATGTCCTGCATCACCACCGGGTCGTTGCCGCCGGGGGTAGCGTCGGCGGGGCACTGGCTCCGAAGGAACCAAGCGAGGGCGCCGTTGATGTCGGAGGGGGTATTGAGGCGATCGGACACGAAGGAAGAGCAGTGGGAGCGCCCGATGGTGTGCGCGCCGGAGAGGATGACGAGATCCTCGGCGTTGAGTCCCTTGACGACGAAGCTGTCAAGGAGATCGCTGAGGTTGGACGTGGGTGGGACCAAAAACTTGAGAGGCTCCGAGGCGTTGGAGAAGGTGCCGTCGCGGCGGCCGGATGGCATGTCGAAGGCGACGGTGCCTTTGCTGAGGATGCAGGATGCGTCGCGGGCAGCGAAGGCGAGgatgtcggcgcaggagacgACACCCGGGCAGACCGCCTCCACGGCCTCCTTGATCGCGTCGATGAGCTCAAAGCCGCGCACGGATGGGTCGTTCGGGGGGCTGAGCTTCTCTGGCGTAGGGCTGAACGGTGTCGGGTCGAGGAAGATGGACGCATCGCAACCCTAAACCACCATTCATCAGAAATTTAATCAAGTCCGCCTACCATAATACTATACCATCTGTCTGCAAATACGTTTTCTTGCACACTAAATATCTGCAACTAAATAGTAAATGTCTAAAACCTGCAGTACTATAATCAGAATAAAAAGCGAAAAGGTTAGTACCTCGACAAAGCAGTCGTGGAAGAGCATGCGGATCATGGCGGCGCCATTTCCGGGGTTCTTGGAGATGGCATACTCCATGACGCCCTTGACGACGGACTCTGCTTGGGGGCACTTATCGTGGTAAAACCCAATCTCCAGTGGCCAGTAAGGGCTGGCCTTGCACCCTACAGCGAGGAGCAACAAGGCACAAGCCAGCAAAACGTTCAGCTTTGCAGCACCAGCCGCCATTGTTGAAGCTAGCTTGACTAAGATTGGAATTAGATATAGAAGACTGAGGTGATCGATCGGTGGAGGTCGAATGGCTGATGCTATAGCTCGAGTAGGAAGCTACTTATATAGGTGGGCATTAGAAGACCGGGCTTTGCCAAAAATACATATATGCTGCCATGTGCTGTGCCTGGAAGAGAATTCGTGAGCTTTTGGTTTGTTGGAACGTTACTATTCTGCGGGTTGTTGCTACCAATCTTCATCCAGTTCGATCAAATTAAGTACTCCTGTCACCCAGACCCAGTGGCACCGAAAAGGCCGATGATACATGATTTTTATACACAGAAAGTAACAAACGGTTGTTCACTAACCCTGATGGCTACACGCGGTTGACCCTGACTGGCATGACTGGGTCGATCATACCTCTAAGCTAGAGCTGATTGATGCAGCCAGCTCCATGTTTCCATCGTTTCAGTTTTCTAAAACATAATCCACCAATTGCAGGATGGAGACGCAACATTTTCCGGTCGTTGAGGGGTCAGGTCGCTAAAGAACATTTCGCTTGACGGTGTGTATGCATGTGTGTGCTTTGTGTTCTTCAAATCCGTTTAGGGTTTCTTGACAGAGACAAATTAAAGTGGTTGACGTGTGAGAAATTTCCTGCGAGGACACTTAGTTTGTTAAGGGCACGCGCGGGCATTTAACTAACAAATTAATCTTTGGTGAAAGAAGGGCGGTGCAAGCTTTTAGCAGGTGAGACGTACGTACGTACGCTAGCTCCAGGAAGCGTCACAAGCGGAGAGCACACATTGTAATTGCGTCGTCTCTTGACCAAATTCATTTGGCACTTGTGATCGCTAGCTAGGTTTTGAGTCAGCTGATGACGTTAAAGTTAACCTGACGCGCATCCGTTCGTAATACATACGTGGGCCACGGCTGCCCGTGCAAACCGGCCGACAGTTAGTAGCGTGTGGAATGCGAGCTGAGCATACCATAAGTACGTACTGGCCGTGAGCATCATGTCTGTAACTGAATATACTACATTTTATCTTCTTTTGTTTCCATTATTAATTATTATACGAGTAAAATACATCTATGGTACCAGAAGTTGAAGTGCGAAATCGGTACGGTCACCGACCTTCGAAATACGTATTTGTTGATGTGGCACTAAGTGGATCCCATACATCAGCCTCTTACCGTTTGTTCTGGATAGACCAACTAGGTATACTTGATGATCCACAGATGGTGGTAATGCCTAGATCTAACCGGACAACCTAGTTGTTGGAAAACCAAGATGGAGGAGTCTAGCCTGGAGACGAGTAACCGGATCCGACCCATAGTACATGTCgatcggatccgtgacgtgcacgataGGATAACTTAGATTAACCTAGACTTAGTTGTATCCGGATAGATCTCTACCAGtgtaaccctagatccgggtGTCTTTATAAGCCAAATCATGGGATCCCTAGAGGCATGAAACAACTTATTGTAATCTTGCACTTGTTGCTTGATTATTCTAGCAGTAGAGCCTTGCCACTATCGTGAGATTTCCGATGTTGGGTAACTCGTGTATCCCCGTACCAATTACTCCTCGCCCCATGGCTCCCCCTCTATCTCCCCTCCGTGAGGCTCCCCTCAGTGAAGTACCATCGAATACGCAACGACAGTTGGGACCGTGGGCCCAACTGCGTCGGGAGGCCGGATACGGGTGGGATCCGCCTTCGCAGGCATCGGTGACACTGTCGCCGTCGGACGCGTCGTCTACACCGGTAACTACCATATTGCCCCCAATGACGCGTGCTGGATTCTGGCGAGGAGAACGCTGTCCATTGTTCCATTGCCATAATCGGTGGAATCCACCTCTTCATCTGCGAAGCTAGCAATTCCGCTAGATTTGCCGGAACAAGCCCTACACGAACTACCATTGAGCCGGATACGTTAGCAGGAAACCAACATGATCCGCCAATGGACGGATCCGCCCTAGATCAAAAGTTCATACGTTCAATACAGGTCCATAGACAGCTAGGAGAGCATATTACGTTAATATTCCAAATGATGTCTCCAGTTTAGGTagatactagtacaaatgcccgtgcgttgctacgggttctcAAATTTAATTTCTCAACGCACATATACAATTCACAAGTCACtatgaaaatttaaaataaaataagGATATAATAATTACTACATCATGATAATACCGAACGCAATAACAAGACATCATTGTTGTGCTTCTGCGTGGTTTCAAGTTCTAGGTCTTCTTGCTACTCTTCCACGTTAAGACCCACACCTGTGTTCTGGCCGTCATAATTGTCAACTCAACAACATCTCcttttggatgtattattgtctcACAAGACATGGGTGCCGCAAACACAAGTTTACCCGAAAGGAATACTTCTTTTCTGATTAGTCCAAACAACAGTTTGATATTCAGAAATATCCGGAGACAACCCTGAATCGTAGCCTTTTGTGTCAAACATACAAAAGGGGTTTAGCAAATCTTCAATAATGGTTGGGGTAAAAAAAACTTCATCCGCAAGCTGGTGGTGCGGATGCTAAATTTTTTTAGGCAACAATTCTTTGACCGCTCCAAAAGAGGATGACCATGGAAACCAAGAAAAAGGGTACGAACGGAGGATAAAATGTTGCCAACTCCTAAAGTTTCGAACAAAAGCTGAGGCAATGGAGGGCCTGTGGATCGTGCTATGAAGCCCTGAACACCAATATATTGCATGTTTAGTTTACCACTGATACATTACACGGCGCCGCTGAATGTAAGCTGCAACTATTTCTTGTACCGACATAACAAAACCTAATTGCATAGGCACCGTCATAACAAAACCTAATTTCATAGGCCTTAACAAGACAGATTCTTACAGTTCTGCAATTCGAGACCCACAAACATCAACATCTCTTAGGAAGCAACACCCAACCCGATCGCCTTTGGCGGCTCTGAAAAAAATGATGTGTCATCCTATAGTTGATACTCTGGAAAAAATGCATAGACACAACATATAGTTATCGGAAAAATTGATCTTGGAATACACTACTAACAACAAAGTCTAGGCAATACATACACACCAGCCGCTCAAGTTGTACTTCTGACTCAACATGGACCAGCTCAGCTGCATAGTTGCCCCATCATCTTTAATAATTCAAACAAATATACCTGGGTGGATTTGATCACCCTGACAGCAAATGGCAGTACATATGAAAATATTCGCTGGTACCTTAAATCATGCCTCCCTGCCACTCAAATCTACCTTCAGCTCCACTGCTACAGCTCCATGTCGATCTGTGTGCAAAACTCAACTTACAGGGAAACAAAAATGCCATCAGTGTGGGTTGCCTACCATAATAAACACAAGACCCTTAATGATCCATCTATAATGGGCTGTCACAATAAGAAAAAGTGCTTGAATTTAATGTGTCATCTACAAACCTGCATCCTTGAATATCACATAAAAATGGCACCAATCCCAAATCCAGATTCATCATGTTCACAGAATCACAGTTCATGATCCAGATTGAAGTAGATAttgaccattctctacttagttcTCGAAAAAGAAGTATTGCTTTGTATTTTTGTACATCAGTGAATCTAACTCAACTGCTATGGAACTAAAGAATTGGAGAGTACAATGCACCATCATTTTTGCAATCGATCAAAAATGTAGAAGTACTACACcctgaaaataaataaataaataagtggTTCAACAAAATTCTGGCCTAGAGGCATCTAAATATGTTTGCACATGACTAAAAAAAAATAGAATAGCCTAATGGATAAATCCTTGCATTTTTATACATGGTAGTTGAATGCCCGTACGCCTTATTTTCTTACCACAGATGTAAAATCTATGTCATTTCCGAAAAAAATCCAAGTTAGTGCTTCTTCATAGAATCGTGTATTTTCCCAAGCAGAAACACATTTATGTAATGATAGGAATAAACAGTGCATAAGTAATTTAATTTTATGGAGAAATACATTGCAAGAGGCAAAGTAGTGTCTATTCATGGAGGTTTATTCACTGGGGTGTTTTCTAGGTTAAAGAAAACATAATTATTATCAAGGAAGCTACAAGCaaaagaaatatttcttattgaAAAAAGTTCAAGTTGGTTCACGTCATTGGAAAGTTTGAATATAACATCATGAACACTTGTTTTCACCTTAGGATATCTCTTGATATATGTTCTATTTGGTGACCACTACAAAATAACACTGGCCAAAAGTCAGATAAATATAATTTTCCAAGCAAGAACAACCCATGCATTCTCACTAACGTAAACTATGTAAACACTTGTCTTGTGACGAAAGAGTGTCATTGCAGACAATCATGTGTGCTCTGTAGTCAAATATACTCAGTCTAGGAATATACCTTTTCAATCTTATTACCTATAATAAACCAATTCGAGCTCTGCATGGCAATATTTTTGTTTGCAGCAGTGGGAGCATCAAACATGTGAAATGATGGGACTTCTAATACGGCCTCGTTAACTTAAATCTGAAATTAAAATACCAAGCTATTTGTTGTCATCCTTGTTGTAACTGCACCAGCACTGACATGGCAAACATAACATGAAAGCCTATGAGCTTGCCACAAAAAATATGAACGCAACTTCCTATTCCTTCTGTGATTCCATCTATCCCTACAGAATTAATATGCTAATACTCCATATGGCAAAAACTatgtttaaaaaatataaaatgattTCCTTTACAAATATAGATAAAAACCAAACATATTTGATTATGACACATAAGTTATTTCCTTAATTAAATAGCTATATTCTAAAGAATTTAAAGAACTCTTTAGTGGAGAAAACAAATATTGCACATCATGGCCAATTGGACTAAGCCCGTTCCAACAACAAAGAAGTCACTATCTATAATCAACAATCTGAAGTTGGACAAATATATACTGAATTAATATTAACAAAAGCACCAACTGATCTTAGCTATCACACAAGCTAGGATGAGATTTTGTTCGTGAACTACTAATATTGGTTCAACATGTGATAGGTTAATCTTACAACTGCTGCTACATGATAACCAAACCAATCGTTTGTACCATAAGCTCGATAGTACATGGAAATACGCCCCTGCTTCCGGCTCTTATTGGCCAGATCTGATGAGCTTCGTGTCACTCTTGGCCATCTTgcacttcttcttcttgttgcagtcGATCCCTTCAGCTCGGGGTTGAGCCCTTCATAGGAAGTGGTTACTAAGGTGTGAAAAAAAGCGTCTGTTTCTCCAGAAAAAAGTTAATTCAaaagaaagcaaaatttcaaataTTCTTCAGTACCATCCTGTGACAAGAGTAGGGGCTAGGAATTGACTCTACAAGTGAAACCGTTGTTGCTAGGAATAAAATTTTGATTAACAATTTAACGCCAAGAATAGGAAAGAACCATTTTTATTTGGAGATCTAAAATTCCAAATTCTATGATGAAATTCCCTCCGATCGATCTAGTTGTTGCCCTCCCTCTTGCTTGTTGGATTACCACTACGCTAAAATCAGGATATACTCAAAATAATCGCACGAGGCTGAGGGAGCGGATGGTGTCGAGAAAGTGGTGGAGTTAGAGGAGTGGGTCAAACCCGGCATCCACCGCCGAGGCCAGCGGCTTCCCCAGGAGGTGGCGCAGCAACTTGATCCCCGCGATGAGCACCTGGTCGACATGCTCATCGTTGGTGCTGCCGCCGCCATCTTAGCGGACCCACGCCTAGAGAGGTGGAGCGCCGCCCGACCAGCGGGATGATGCAGGTGATAGGAAGCACGCTAGGGCAGGTCCGGGTCGGCGAGCAGCAGACGCATGGTGAACTTCCCCATTATTATTTAAATCGCTGCAACATTATTTCTAATGCCTGGCGTGATACAgccttgggcttggcccatttaaAAACATATGGGTATCCAATATGAGAATGAATCTGTTGATGTCAACTTTAATTTGCTGAAATTCATAATCGTTATGGAGGTATGCCGAGAGCAAAGCTCTGAACTGATCAACCACGAAATCAATTCATCCTTTCACAAACGAACTACATTCGCAGCCATCTCAGGAACAACCTGAAAGTATGATACAACCAACATGTGAGAAATTTATAAACTGCATGAAACATCAATTTTATAAGTGCATGCATTGTATGTGGACATCAATTGCAGAAATCATTTCTGTGCCGCAGGAATCCATGTTTCTTTACACTATGATAATACATCAGGAATAACAAGTTCCAAGTTCAGCTCCTACGCAAAATTTACAGATAAATACAACCTAGATGGCTTGATGTGTGCAATTCGTTCAGCTCCACATCACATTgaagggaacatgtgaaatgacaaATCTTAAAGTGGTTATTCGACGGGCAAGGTCCCACCCTCTGCATATACCACCATTGGGAGCCTGGTACCTCAGATGTAGCTATTTGAAACTCGATCTTGAGTCCTTCCATTGTCACCTGGTAATGGAGGTGAGTGCGCTCATGTAGGTACAGGTCATCGAGCGGGCAGTGAAATTGGCTGAAATCCTCTTCTTCGGCGGCATCCAAGCCCTCCTCCATTAGGCGTGGGGAGGGGGCGTTAGAGAGGCGGGGCTGGAGGGAGAGAGGCCGACGGCAGTCACGTCGCTGCTCCAGGTGGGTGCCTCCCATGCGCGGTGGGTGGAGGCGGCATTAGAGGGCCAGAGGCCAGCGGAAACCTGTTGCTCCCAGCGTTGCCGGCTACGCCCCCGCCGCGTCGAGCACCTCTTCGTCAAAGACCACAACGCTAGTGCCGGTGGCC contains:
- the LOC124698497 gene encoding peroxidase 2-like; the encoded protein is MAAGAAKLNVLLACALLLLAVGCKASPYWPLEIGFYHDKCPQAESVVKGVMEYAISKNPGNGAAMIRMLFHDCFVEGCDASIFLDPTPFSPTPEKLSPPNDPSVRGFELIDAIKEAVEAVCPGVVSCADILAFAARDASCILSKGTVAFDMPSGRRDGTFSNASEPLKFLVPPTSNLSDLLDSFVVKGLNAEDLVILSGAHTIGRSHCSSFVSDRLNTPSDINGALAWFLRSQCPADATPGGNDPVVMQDMVTPNVLDRQYYKNVLSHTVLFTSDAALLTSEETARMVEDNANIPGWWEGRFAKSMVKMAGVEVKTGDQGQIRKNCRAINYH